Within the Setaria viridis chromosome 3, Setaria_viridis_v4.0, whole genome shotgun sequence genome, the region TcaaaagatttggggatgtgaagtgtttgtcaagcgacttttGTCCGTACGCTCAAATTTCTAAGCCCTCAGATATGAAACAAACGGTTGAGATcatcctctcttcctccttttgTCTTCTAACTTGGGCATTCTTATCCACTCGTTAGCGTggcccgtcctccctcctccttctcccttcGTCGTTCGTTCATGTTGTCAAGCTCACCTTCAGCAGCATTCGTGTTATGAAGCCTCTACGGCCAGTGTTGGCCTACCCATCTCCGACTGCTAGATCCACCACCTCTATCTCAACCACCGCCACACCAACTCATTGTTGCTGCTCGCCCCCACCTCTCCACGGCCCAATCGAGGGGTCCACTGCTACCTCGGTGGGTGGCTACGCCGTCGCCTCAACCGGCGTCTCTATCGCCACCACCGCCTACTATCTTTCTATCCCGAAGCTTTGTCTTGGTGCGTTGGAGATAGGTAAGACCCATCCCCGAACCCCGAACTCTATTGGCATAGTTTAGCTTTTCCTGAAGGTAAACTTTGCCATAAGTTTTTTGAGAAAAGATAGAGAAAATCCTAAAAAAATTTGGGGCTTGCTGGGCCGGTGCGCGAGAGGTGGGCCGCGGGCTTGTCAAGCCAAGCGCAACGCCTGGGCCATCTTGGCTAGGACCCACCCGCCAGCCAGACTTCGccatccctctcctctccccgccTATATAACGGCCGTGCCCTCCACCTGTTGCCCGGAACGGAAGCCAAAACCACCAGAGAGCAGAGAGGCGAGACCGCGAGCGCCACCGCTAGCCGCGCAGCAGCACCGAGAGCCCGGTGAGGGAGGGACACATCACGCCGGCGACCCGATGGCGACCGGGAGTGGTGTCCGCGTCGTCAACACGGAGGGGCGGGACGAGGGCGACGCctacatggccgccgccgccgccgccgccgccgccgcctccgccgcctccgccgcctcctccgccgcctccgccgccgcctccgccgcctccgccgccgcctccgccgccgccgcctccgccgccgccgcctccgccgccgccgccgacgacgacaccgacgccgccgacgacgacgccgacgccgacgccgacgacgacaccgacgccgacgccgacgacgacaccgacgccgccgacgacgacgccgacgccgacgacgacaccgacgccgccgacgacgacgccgacgccgacgccgccgccgccgatgccgcgcCTGGGGGCCAGCCgcacgaggacgaggacggagacgcgacccctcctcctccctcgcttCCTCGCCACACCGTCGATCACCGCAGGCCGGGCCCGGCTTCTTGGAGCCCGTTCTTCTCGCGGGTGCGGGCGGCGCTCCTCATCATGggcacagccgccgccgcagccgccgcgcgcGACCTGTTCCCTTCCATGGTCCAGGTCCCGCCACTGGACTCCCGCCCCATCAGCGCCGTACCAGGTGTctattcttcttttcctttttcttgttttcttgttTATGTCCTTAATAGTCCCAACTTCTTGATTATGATGACTGAAGCATGATCGAAATAGATCAGCACATAATCCTATGCTCTGATTAAACCAAACATTCTTGATTGCGTTGGCAATGAATTACAATCTGGACCCTTgttgcataaaaaaatatactgTTGCTCCAAATCTTGTTTTTAAAGATTAGCATAAACTTCTTTTGATGCTCTGTATTACTTATCATCATGTGTTATGACAATTGTATTTGTATCTTTCCGTACTTTGGTTACTGAATCTTTTAAACTGAACTCAGGGGTTTTACCAAACCTGCTTGAGCACCAGTTGGTGTGGTCCAACATCCCCCGTGGCGGAACCTCCATTGTACTATCCCATGCTCCGGGTATGACTACAGAAGATGAACTCAATTTCCGACTTTCTTCTGATAATCTAGAAAAGTAAATAAGCTTATAATAATGTACAGTTACCGCTTGTTGACATTGCCAAATAATCTGTATCTCTCAACATATTTTGTTGTTACAGTCTGTGTTATGTGAGATTGCAAAAATACAACCTGAAAAGTAGTCACTTGACACAATACTGGTGCCTGTTGCCCAAAGCCCTCTTTGAATTTTCATCTACTCACTGTTCTTTATTCTGCTAATGAACACTTGTCTGGTGAAAAATATTTGTTCATAGTTGCTGCAATCCCTGATTCTGTGTATGCATTATTCTCTATTTGGTGCTGAGTTCAATTGAGTGGCATTTATTATTTCAGATCAACTTTCACCTGGTAGGTGGTTAACACATTCTGTGGCCCTAGTGTTAATGAAATGCATTAGAGTATTTTCTGGACATTTATGTATTTGTTGTTCCTTGGAAGGACTGTTTTCACCATCCATAGAGTTGCTGCTAGACAAATCTTGTTTTTCTAGATTAGCATAAACCTTGCTTTGATGCTCTGTATTACTTATCATGATGTGTTATGACTGTTGTATTTGTATCTTTTCGTACTTTGGTTACTGAATATTTTAAACTGAACTCAGGGGTTGTAGCAAACCTGCTTGAGCACCAGTTGGTGTGGTCCAACATCCCCCGTGGCGGGACCTCCGTCGCACTATCTCAGGATCCAGGTATGATTACCAAAAGATGAAATCAATTTGCAACTTTGTTCTGACAATCTAGAAAAGGAGATAAGCTTATAATATTGTACAGTTACTGTTTGTTGACATCTTGCCAAATAATCTGTATATCTCAACATATTGTGCTGTTACAGTCTGTTTATGCGAGATTGCAGAAATGCAAACTGAAAAGTAGTCACTTGACACAATACTAGTGCCTGTTGCTCAGAGTCCTCTTTGAATTTTCATCTACGCATTGTTCTTTATTCTGCTAATGAACACTAATCTGGTGAAAAATATTTGTTCATTTTGCCGCTATCCCTGATTCTGTGTATGCATTATTCTCTATTTGGCTCTGAGTTCAGTTTAATGACATTTATTATTTGGTCTTACTTGACAGCCACTGTGCATTTCTGTTGAGATCTGTTAGTTTGTTGTCCTTATGATCTGATAAATTTATGTGTCAAACAGAAATTCATGTCAGTCCAGAGGCCTTGCCTGTAGATCAGATTTCTCCTGGTAAGTGGTTAACACATTCTGCGGCCATAGTGTTGCAAAGAACTGGATCAGATTATTTCCTGGATATTTATGTATTTGTTGTTCCCTTGGAAGCAGGACTTTCTGCCCCTCCCAGTCTCATCATGGATGATCCGGTGCCACGGGCTATGCATCATACTCGTAGAGGAACTTCAATTGCAGTGCTAAGTGACATCCAACAATCAGGTAACCTTGGCATATAAAGGCATTGCCATATGCATGCCTCCTAGTAAACACTGGAGGCCTTTTGGTTGACAAAAAGAAACTGTCACTTACGTTTGCCATAATAAGCAGGTACACTGGCATCGGAGCCTGGGCCTGCATCAGCAACTGTAGGACCTTGGTCAGCCTCTTGGGCGCAAGGCACTATCTACTTCCTCAACTTCATGATAGTCATGGTACTTTTTTCAGCAGTGGTGGCTATGTTACAGGAGCCTTGAGAGAATTGGATCCTTTGGTCCTCATGGCTTAGAGGAAGATTCATGTTCCTGTGGTAGTTACTGAAACCAGGGATAACACTATACTCTGTGGCAGCATATGCAGAATCCTCTAGATTTTCTCTGCCTGCTTAGCTTCTGAGGACAAGTCATCTTGTGTGGTCCTTTGAATGGTGATTGATGGTGGAGATTTGGATTTGTGCAGTACCTGCTAGTAGGATGATGTGCTGCATGTGGAATGGATATTGTGAAGTACACTTGGCGCCTTTTGTGGTTTTGTCTGAAAATGCTGATGCTTCTGCTTTGAGTCCTAAAGTTCAGTTGTTTTGATATTGCCTTTATTTTGGGTGTGTCCAGATGAAATTAAGAAGAGAGGGGAACATAGTTGAGTAACAGTCCTGGAATATGCAGTGTTATAAAGGAAAATACAGAATAGTACAAGATCTTGGGACAAAAGCAACTGTCTGACAACCTAAGGGTTCAAGTGAATTGATGATACTTTCATGCATATCTGAAATCTGTTGAATTGAATAAGTAATACAGTATGGATTCTTGATAAATCAATCACAGGCGTCATTGCT harbors:
- the LOC117850368 gene encoding uncharacterized protein, coding for MATGSGVRVVNTEGRDEGDAYMAAAAAAAAAASAASAASSAASAAASAASAAASAAAASAAAASAAAADDDTDAADDDADADADDDTDADADDDTDAADDDADADDDTDAADDDADADAAAADAAPGGQPHEDEDGDATPPPPSLPRHTVDHRRPGPASWSPFFSRVRAALLIMGTAAAAAAARDLFPSMVQVPPLDSRPISAVPGVLPNLLEHQLVWSNIPRGGTSIVLSHAPGVVANLLEHQLVWSNIPRGGTSVALSQDPEIHVSPEALPVDQISPGLSAPPSLIMDDPVPRAMHHTRRGTSIAVLSDIQQSGTLASEPGPASATVGPWSASWAQGTIYFLNFMIVMVLFSAVVAMLQEP